One Vibrio neonatus genomic window carries:
- a CDS encoding LysR family transcriptional regulator yields MKSYPDIPYSHNSLKMFESVARHLSFTEAANEQNVTQSAVSRQIKQLEQGIGVNLIIRKHRSIELTAQGSELFAVLQRNYQNIQTLLESWRPETQKRIVIKAALSYATRSLLPKIQQLQERYPEYEIVVIPTIEEDEALNSTDYDLLILNSRVPHRYKDRSDVIFLRDEYMAPVCSQELYAHDPNFDALLRLPRLHPTLDHHDWKTWLSTVGYQDAIKVRNTTFFTLDLALSACLSGQGVTVTDLLLILPELEHGYLICPNKAQIQPSAWQYFCHCRSTSTIVADISQWIQSETKKELDTLQRLSHDFEWYMAQN; encoded by the coding sequence ATGAAATCGTATCCAGACATTCCCTATTCTCACAACAGCCTAAAAATGTTTGAAAGTGTGGCAAGGCACTTAAGCTTTACCGAAGCGGCCAATGAGCAAAATGTCACGCAAAGTGCCGTCAGTCGGCAAATAAAGCAGCTGGAACAAGGGATTGGAGTAAACCTCATTATTCGCAAGCATCGCAGTATCGAATTGACTGCGCAAGGCAGTGAACTATTTGCGGTATTGCAAAGAAACTATCAAAACATACAGACACTGCTTGAGTCGTGGCGACCTGAGACACAAAAGCGCATCGTAATAAAAGCGGCGCTAAGTTATGCCACTCGCTCTCTACTGCCTAAGATCCAGCAGTTACAAGAGCGCTACCCAGAGTATGAAATTGTGGTGATCCCAACCATTGAAGAAGATGAAGCACTCAACTCAACCGATTATGACTTGTTGATCCTGAATTCACGCGTACCTCATCGTTATAAAGATCGCAGTGATGTGATCTTTTTAAGAGATGAATACATGGCTCCGGTATGCTCGCAAGAATTGTATGCTCATGATCCCAACTTTGATGCCCTACTGCGTTTGCCTCGCCTGCACCCTACCCTTGATCACCACGATTGGAAAACATGGCTCAGCACTGTTGGCTATCAAGATGCTATTAAGGTGCGTAATACCACCTTCTTTACTTTAGATCTGGCGTTAAGTGCCTGCTTGTCAGGGCAAGGGGTAACGGTGACTGATTTATTGCTCATCTTGCCAGAACTAGAACATGGCTATCTAATTTGCCCCAACAAAGCACAAATTCAGCCCAGCGCGTGGCAATACTTTTGTCATTGCAGAAGCACTTCGACTATCGTTGCTGACATAAGCCAATGGATACAAAGTGAGACAAAGAAAGAGCTCGATACATTACAAAGGCTTAGCCATGATTTTGAGTGGTATATGGCGCAGAATTAG
- a CDS encoding multidrug effflux MFS transporter, producing MTKHQPILGNKGTLFFLVIISAFPPLTTDLYLPALPQMVEILNTTQVMVNLTLSVYFVTYAVGLLFWGPLSEKFGRKPILLTGLGVYMLASILCAFAFNIDILIGARSLQAFGGSAITVVATAIVKDMFSGREREKIMATIMSLVIIAPMVAPVIGALLLKVASWHMMFVFLASFGLVATLVALCYTETLEHRYEGSMLRSWSRLIIVFKNPRFVALLAIFSLTPMALMAFLAAGSYIYINGFGLTEQQFSYAFAFNALFASFGPTIYMKVSKRIRTQSIITACYVMIAFLGVLTLTIGHLSPWVFAFIAAPITMAIITTRIPGTNLMLDQQEKDTGSAVAIIQFSGMMAGSLGMVLVSLRQQSLIEDLGLIQIGVGCLGLVMWLLVKNRDFVTHNIISSKK from the coding sequence TTGACAAAACACCAACCAATCCTTGGTAACAAAGGCACTTTGTTCTTTTTAGTAATTATCAGTGCTTTTCCTCCCTTAACGACCGATTTGTACCTACCTGCATTGCCACAAATGGTCGAAATTTTAAATACGACCCAAGTAATGGTGAACCTCACTCTTAGTGTTTACTTTGTCACTTACGCGGTTGGCTTACTATTTTGGGGGCCATTGAGTGAAAAGTTTGGGCGCAAGCCTATATTGCTGACTGGACTTGGTGTGTATATGTTGGCGAGCATACTTTGTGCCTTTGCTTTTAATATCGATATTTTAATCGGCGCAAGGTCTCTACAAGCCTTTGGTGGCAGTGCTATCACAGTGGTGGCAACGGCAATCGTCAAAGATATGTTCAGCGGCCGCGAGCGTGAAAAAATCATGGCGACCATTATGTCTTTGGTGATTATTGCGCCTATGGTCGCGCCAGTGATTGGCGCACTGTTATTGAAAGTGGCTTCTTGGCACATGATGTTTGTGTTTTTAGCATCGTTTGGGCTTGTCGCAACCCTAGTGGCGCTTTGCTACACAGAGACATTAGAGCACCGCTACGAAGGGTCAATGCTGCGTTCCTGGAGTCGTCTTATTATCGTATTTAAAAATCCACGCTTTGTTGCGTTGCTGGCGATTTTTTCTCTTACGCCAATGGCGCTAATGGCATTCTTGGCTGCCGGTTCTTATATTTACATTAATGGCTTTGGTTTGACTGAGCAGCAATTTAGTTACGCGTTTGCATTTAACGCACTGTTTGCCTCGTTTGGGCCAACGATCTACATGAAAGTGTCCAAACGCATTCGCACGCAAAGCATCATTACCGCATGTTATGTCATGATTGCATTCTTAGGTGTGTTGACACTCACTATTGGTCATCTATCGCCTTGGGTTTTCGCCTTTATTGCCGCACCAATCACCATGGCAATTATTACGACTCGAATTCCTGGTACCAATTTAATGCTAGATCAGCAAGAGAAGGATACGGGCTCTGCGGTTGCAATTATTCAGTTCAGCGGCATGATGGCGGGTTCTTTGGGCATGGTATTAGTGTCACTTCGTCAGCAGTCGCTTATTGAAGATCTTGGATTGATTCAGATTGGAGTAGGGTGCTTGGGATTGGTGATGTGGTTACTGGTGAAAAATCGCGACTTTGTGACGCACAATATTATTAGCAGTAAAAAGTAG
- a CDS encoding MATE family efflux transporter, with protein MKNILKLALPLTLSQLIGMALVLTDVWMMSRISVADLAAGGLGASVYSFVFLVAGSIVGCVANLIAIAYGQSIARPEFGHQQIRFAVKGAVMLSLLLSMALTFSFVFAPHLLIEAKQSPEVVAVAMQYLNALKWAMLPTLLLLVLRGLTSTFGDVRSVMIMSIITVFINVPISYFMAFNLQWGIAGLGYGTALSAWIVLLGYGFWVFRQHKYQRFSPWTNTDEYSAKLLLPMLAMGSPIALAALLEHGLIYGGTLMAGSISVASLAIHQIMLQCLSFTWNVNFGFAQASAILVGKEYGANNFAGIKKIASKSFIAVTILSLVIASAFAIWPEVIANLFQLDSGSSHELSNMLISVIWVVALCFVVDAWQLLAINLLRGMKIVVVPTIMTAIGYWVFGLPAAWFLMKSYGLAGIWGGIGIGLGVTGILLLTVLIFETKRVCSIKLIPAV; from the coding sequence ATGAAAAACATTTTAAAACTGGCGTTGCCACTTACATTATCCCAACTCATCGGTATGGCGTTGGTGCTCACCGACGTATGGATGATGTCGCGTATTAGTGTTGCTGATTTGGCTGCTGGTGGTCTGGGCGCTTCGGTGTATTCATTTGTTTTTCTTGTAGCAGGAAGCATTGTCGGTTGTGTAGCAAACCTAATTGCGATTGCTTATGGGCAAAGTATTGCCCGTCCTGAGTTTGGTCATCAGCAGATACGTTTTGCCGTAAAAGGGGCGGTCATGCTCTCTTTATTATTGAGCATGGCACTTACGTTTAGTTTTGTTTTTGCGCCGCATTTGCTAATCGAAGCCAAACAATCCCCAGAGGTGGTTGCGGTGGCGATGCAATATTTAAATGCGCTTAAATGGGCCATGTTACCCACTTTATTGCTGTTGGTGCTTCGAGGCTTAACCAGCACTTTTGGTGATGTACGCTCGGTGATGATCATGTCCATTATTACGGTGTTCATCAATGTACCCATTAGTTACTTCATGGCCTTTAACTTGCAGTGGGGTATTGCAGGGCTAGGTTATGGCACAGCGCTATCTGCTTGGATTGTGCTTTTAGGGTATGGGTTTTGGGTGTTTCGCCAACACAAATATCAGCGATTCTCCCCTTGGACAAATACCGATGAATACTCAGCAAAATTGCTATTGCCTATGCTCGCAATGGGAAGCCCAATCGCGTTAGCCGCTTTACTTGAACATGGGCTAATTTATGGTGGCACCTTGATGGCAGGGAGTATTAGCGTGGCATCTCTGGCGATACATCAGATCATGTTGCAGTGTTTATCCTTTACTTGGAATGTGAATTTTGGTTTTGCTCAAGCCTCAGCTATTTTGGTTGGTAAAGAATATGGCGCGAATAACTTTGCGGGCATCAAGAAAATAGCCAGTAAAAGCTTTATTGCGGTCACCATATTAAGCCTAGTGATTGCCAGTGCCTTTGCGATTTGGCCAGAAGTGATTGCCAATTTGTTCCAGCTCGATAGCGGCAGCAGTCACGAGCTTAGCAATATGCTGATTTCTGTTATCTGGGTTGTGGCATTGTGCTTTGTGGTAGATGCATGGCAATTGCTTGCCATTAACCTTCTGCGCGGCATGAAAATAGTGGTGGTGCCTACCATTATGACCGCTATCGGCTACTGGGTATTTGGCCTTCCAGCAGCTTGGTTTTTAATGAAAAGCTACGGCCTAGCGGGCATTTGGGGCGGAATAGGCATTGGACTTGGCGTAACAGGTATATTGTTGTTAACAGTACTTATTTTTGAAACGAAACGTGTGTGTTCGATAAAACTCATTCCTGCCGTATAA
- a CDS encoding ABC-F family ATPase — MISTANITMQFGAEPLFENISAKFGNGNRYGLIGANGCGKSTFMKILSGALTPSSGNVSITPGLKLGVLSQDQFAFEQYNVIDVVIMGDRKLWEIKQERDRIYSLPEMSEEDGMKVAELESEFAEMDGYTAESRAGDILLQAGIEEEFHFGLMQQVAPGWKLRVLLAQALFANPDILLLDEPTNNLDIHTINWLGEELNQRKCTMIIISHDRHFLNSVCTHMADIDYGELRIYPGNYEYFLEASGLIREQLLASNAKKAAEINELQDFVNRFGANASKAKQASSRAKKMDKIKLDEVKSSSRISPSIDFGEGKKLHRLALELQDLGHSFDDELLFEQGNLLLEAGTRLAVIGENGVGKSTLLRCLVKELEQTQGVVKWSENASIGYCPQDSTADFDNDLSIFDWISQWRTVKHDDLMVRGILGRLLFTADDANKKAKNCSGGEKNRLLFGKLMMQDINVLVMDEPTNHMDMEAIEALNNALKEYQGTLIFVSHDREFVSSLATSIIDVKDKKLVNFQGTYDEYLAHQKKELAIA, encoded by the coding sequence TTGATATCTACCGCAAACATCACCATGCAATTTGGCGCAGAGCCGCTATTTGAAAACATCTCTGCTAAGTTTGGTAACGGCAACCGCTATGGCCTAATTGGCGCAAATGGGTGTGGTAAATCAACCTTTATGAAAATCCTAAGTGGTGCACTAACACCGAGCTCAGGTAACGTGTCGATTACTCCAGGGCTTAAACTTGGCGTATTAAGCCAAGACCAGTTCGCATTTGAGCAATACAATGTTATCGACGTTGTGATCATGGGTGATCGCAAGCTTTGGGAAATCAAACAAGAGCGTGACCGTATTTATTCTTTGCCAGAAATGAGCGAAGAAGATGGCATGAAAGTCGCAGAACTTGAAAGCGAATTTGCCGAGATGGATGGCTACACAGCAGAAAGCCGCGCTGGGGACATATTACTGCAGGCGGGCATTGAAGAAGAGTTTCACTTCGGCTTAATGCAGCAAGTGGCTCCCGGTTGGAAACTGCGTGTGTTGCTAGCGCAAGCCTTGTTTGCCAACCCAGATATTTTGCTACTTGATGAACCTACCAACAACTTGGATATTCACACCATTAACTGGCTAGGTGAAGAGCTCAATCAACGTAAGTGCACCATGATCATTATCTCGCATGACCGTCACTTCCTAAACTCTGTCTGTACCCACATGGCTGATATCGATTACGGCGAGCTTCGTATTTATCCAGGTAACTATGAATACTTCCTTGAAGCATCGGGCCTTATTCGTGAGCAGTTGTTAGCAAGTAATGCCAAGAAAGCGGCTGAAATTAACGAACTGCAAGACTTTGTGAACCGTTTTGGCGCAAATGCTTCTAAAGCGAAACAAGCCAGTTCACGAGCTAAGAAGATGGATAAAATCAAGCTAGATGAGGTCAAGTCTTCCAGCCGTATCAGTCCTTCTATCGACTTTGGTGAAGGTAAAAAACTGCATAGACTTGCACTAGAATTGCAAGATTTAGGGCATTCATTTGACGATGAACTGCTATTTGAACAAGGTAATTTACTGCTTGAAGCCGGTACTCGCCTAGCAGTGATCGGAGAAAATGGCGTCGGTAAATCCACATTATTACGCTGCCTAGTCAAAGAACTAGAACAAACGCAAGGCGTAGTGAAATGGTCAGAAAACGCCTCAATCGGCTATTGCCCGCAAGACAGCACCGCCGATTTTGACAATGACTTATCTATCTTTGATTGGATTTCACAATGGCGCACCGTCAAGCACGATGATCTTATGGTACGTGGTATTCTAGGGCGTTTACTGTTCACCGCTGACGATGCCAACAAAAAAGCAAAAAACTGCTCAGGTGGTGAGAAAAACCGTCTGTTATTTGGCAAGTTAATGATGCAAGACATCAACGTACTGGTCATGGATGAGCCAACCAACCACATGGATATGGAAGCCATCGAAGCGCTAAATAACGCATTGAAAGAATACCAAGGCACGCTTATCTTTGTCAGCCATGACCGTGAATTCGTTTCATCATTGGCAACTTCAATTATCGACGTAAAAGATAAAAAGCTAGTTAACTTCCAAGGCACCTACGACGAGTACTTAGCTCACCAAAAGAAAGAACTCGCGATAGCCTAA
- a CDS encoding polysaccharide lyase 6 family protein — protein MSASEVINVSKLTPATEVVDAAKIEPSTEIPQMAEISPATDIVQTPTLPISKFEANDAAFRSTGIPEGVTKIPEVKCDKVFDSLEDLEKVAKDSERHPETLAAGSTLCLADGEYSDDLDLRVVRGMTVAAEHSGKAIIKDGVISISLNGEHSRLQGLVFKDITYKSAMINTRGHDNTTCTDCRITEISVIDPKTVIDKRTGQGKAGNLVKLYGDGNWFDHSILSGKTSANPMISLVREKGLTDEQRAHNIVVYKNYIANRAPADGKIYAGAQDNNYEAIRTGLSETHEQASHSFVVGNLFENIQGEAEVISNKASENTISFNTIRNSNGSLTNRHGHDNNIENNFILGEGYPLAGGIRIVDNGHVIQNNYIDGARYLSTTHHGGIVLLGSDGAGDGDNGYQQVENVHIAHNTIVDSVNSLNLDGGGKKTQPQNVFIENNIVEKAIGPIFKSSDRGLPPNSEILGNIFSGNQFADSDGIKESQLASQNSFESAELERNTQGDHLYRPTANTPNLDATLHVTRNFTAPTYDMDGQLRSAMTTIGADERNATTRTVAPLTYKDVGPVTYKVTKPSPIVVTADIKNSNFDNWLEDWQGQGGYTVTGAEAFSGQTLALSDNGYMRQDIAVMPNHHYELSAFVKGNYKLSVDGIASTKGDVKGDQYKWVRVPFDTGSNDTVTISLGIPETVTVNAPLVDGDFTQYYKGDRENWVEHEDSVAGLGEVGGSKDSAFSGEGSIRLRFINGTDEDGNNIDAKNDFTAQPSVTRVVSGLPTNTDVTFSMYYCDRMGDKSLATLGFGARTVAAESLKGTLLKEDFAHNKDLANAPEGSNKDCFKKVTTTFNTGDNTSIELFANMIVDKDGSLTNDQIKTDSFYQKNKFEVRLDNFAVSYEAKASDDLTASFDEIRAATRMDQKPQQAE, from the coding sequence ATGTCTGCTAGTGAAGTCATTAATGTATCTAAACTGACACCGGCTACTGAGGTTGTTGACGCAGCAAAAATTGAACCATCAACAGAAATCCCACAAATGGCTGAGATTTCGCCTGCAACCGATATTGTGCAAACACCGACTCTGCCTATTAGTAAATTTGAAGCAAACGACGCGGCATTTAGATCAACCGGTATTCCTGAAGGTGTGACTAAAATCCCTGAAGTAAAATGTGACAAAGTATTTGATTCACTAGAGGATTTAGAAAAGGTTGCTAAGGATTCCGAAAGACATCCTGAGACTTTAGCAGCAGGTTCTACGTTATGTTTAGCCGATGGGGAATATAGTGATGACCTTGACCTAAGGGTGGTAAGAGGCATGACCGTTGCCGCTGAACACTCAGGTAAAGCAATTATTAAAGATGGTGTTATTTCTATCTCGTTAAATGGCGAACATAGCCGACTTCAAGGTTTAGTATTTAAAGACATCACCTATAAAAGTGCCATGATCAATACTCGTGGTCATGACAATACTACTTGTACAGATTGTCGTATTACTGAGATTTCAGTTATTGATCCAAAAACTGTAATAGACAAACGAACAGGACAAGGCAAAGCCGGTAACCTAGTTAAACTTTATGGTGATGGTAACTGGTTTGATCACAGTATTCTAAGTGGTAAAACATCCGCTAACCCTATGATTTCATTAGTGCGTGAAAAAGGTCTGACTGACGAACAAAGAGCGCACAATATCGTGGTTTATAAAAACTACATTGCCAACCGTGCCCCCGCTGATGGCAAAATTTATGCTGGTGCACAAGATAATAACTACGAAGCTATTCGTACCGGCTTAAGTGAAACTCACGAACAAGCCAGTCACTCTTTTGTTGTTGGCAACTTGTTTGAAAACATCCAAGGTGAAGCAGAAGTTATCTCTAACAAAGCCAGTGAAAACACTATTAGTTTCAACACCATCAGAAACAGTAATGGTTCACTCACTAACCGTCATGGTCACGACAACAATATCGAAAACAACTTTATTTTAGGCGAAGGTTACCCTCTTGCCGGTGGTATTCGTATCGTTGATAACGGACACGTTATCCAAAATAACTACATCGATGGCGCTCGTTACTTAAGTACCACTCACCACGGCGGTATTGTTCTATTAGGCTCTGATGGTGCAGGTGATGGCGACAACGGCTATCAACAAGTTGAAAATGTTCATATTGCTCACAACACCATCGTCGACAGTGTAAACAGCTTGAACTTAGATGGCGGCGGTAAAAAAACACAGCCTCAAAATGTGTTCATCGAAAACAATATCGTTGAAAAAGCGATTGGCCCTATCTTCAAAAGCTCTGACCGTGGCCTACCACCTAACTCAGAAATCTTAGGCAATATATTCTCTGGTAATCAATTCGCGGATAGCGATGGTATAAAAGAGTCTCAACTTGCCAGTCAAAATAGCTTTGAGTCTGCTGAGCTTGAACGTAATACACAAGGCGACCACCTATATCGTCCAACAGCCAACACACCAAACTTAGATGCTACATTACACGTTACCCGCAACTTCACAGCGCCTACTTATGACATGGATGGACAGTTGCGTAGTGCGATGACCACTATTGGTGCCGATGAAAGAAATGCAACCACTCGTACTGTTGCGCCATTGACCTATAAAGATGTAGGCCCTGTGACTTATAAAGTCACCAAACCAAGCCCAATTGTTGTCACCGCTGACATCAAAAATAGCAACTTTGACAACTGGTTAGAAGATTGGCAAGGTCAAGGCGGTTACACAGTGACAGGTGCAGAAGCCTTCTCAGGTCAAACACTTGCTCTTAGTGACAATGGTTATATGCGTCAGGATATTGCCGTTATGCCAAACCATCACTACGAACTAAGTGCATTTGTAAAAGGTAACTACAAACTTTCAGTTGATGGCATTGCAAGCACCAAAGGTGATGTGAAAGGCGACCAATACAAATGGGTAAGAGTACCGTTTGATACTGGCTCAAATGACACAGTGACTATCTCTCTAGGCATTCCAGAAACAGTAACTGTAAATGCACCTCTAGTTGATGGCGACTTCACACAATACTACAAAGGTGATAGAGAAAACTGGGTTGAGCATGAAGACAGTGTCGCAGGCCTAGGTGAAGTTGGCGGCTCTAAAGACAGCGCCTTTTCTGGCGAAGGGTCTATTCGTTTACGCTTCATTAATGGTACAGATGAAGATGGCAACAATATCGATGCCAAAAATGACTTTACCGCACAACCTAGCGTAACTCGTGTTGTCAGTGGATTACCAACCAACACAGATGTGACATTCTCTATGTACTACTGTGACAGAATGGGGGATAAATCCCTTGCAACCCTTGGCTTTGGCGCACGTACAGTAGCAGCTGAATCTCTTAAAGGTACATTACTAAAAGAAGATTTCGCGCATAACAAAGACCTAGCCAACGCACCAGAAGGTTCAAATAAAGATTGCTTCAAAAAAGTCACCACTACATTTAATACTGGTGACAATACTAGCATCGAACTCTTTGCCAACATGATAGTCGACAAAGACGGCAGTTTGACCAACGATCAAATTAAAACCGATAGCTTCTATCAAAAAAATAAATTTGAAGTGCGCCTAGATAACTTCGCCGTTTCTTATGAAGCAAAAGCAAGCGATGATTTAACCGCAAGTTTTGATGAAATACGTGCCGCAACCCGTATGGACCAAAAACCTCAACAAGCTGAATAA
- a CDS encoding DUF5062 family protein codes for MSKTAKIHNEDKLVKKAIEVGFKMAKMQGFDLPSSTQPLKVQSVYLFLVGVKQIAPLPEDKQDGPNIKKRLALWMHKVLPDNDPLK; via the coding sequence ATGTCAAAAACCGCTAAGATCCATAACGAAGACAAGCTAGTTAAAAAAGCAATAGAAGTCGGTTTTAAGATGGCAAAAATGCAAGGCTTTGATTTGCCAAGTTCGACACAGCCTTTAAAAGTACAATCTGTCTACCTATTCCTAGTCGGCGTAAAACAAATCGCCCCCCTCCCAGAAGACAAACAAGACGGCCCAAACATCAAAAAACGCCTAGCCCTCTGGATGCACAAAGTCCTCCCAGACAACGACCCTCTAAAATAG
- a CDS encoding putative quinol monooxygenase, whose product MSKLTIVANIVANPDKIELVKAELLKLIDTTRAEEGCINYDLHQDNENPAHFTFYENWASRELWQVHMGNAHLADYMAATEGAVASFTLNEMTHIA is encoded by the coding sequence ATGAGTAAACTGACTATCGTAGCCAATATCGTCGCGAATCCAGACAAAATTGAATTGGTAAAAGCCGAGCTATTAAAGCTGATTGATACTACTCGAGCAGAAGAGGGTTGCATCAATTACGACTTGCATCAAGATAATGAAAACCCAGCCCATTTTACCTTCTATGAGAACTGGGCATCGCGTGAACTATGGCAAGTACACATGGGTAATGCTCACTTAGCTGATTATATGGCTGCAACAGAAGGCGCGGTGGCGAGTTTTACACTAAATGAAATGACTCACATAGCGTGA
- a CDS encoding acyltransferase: MNKTHHSRLLWADNLRALSVIAVVLLHVASEFVSDIDVHNPFYGSASWWAGNIYISISLWCIPLFVMISGYFLLNKTDSHRLFFKKRCRRILTPLIFWSVFYSLWVIVKHALNDDLSSAYFTVAKGWVLGEPYYHLWYLFMIPFLYLITPVLRIISNSITQKELLLLISLCFALAMLSAVSDIVLLYFNLNAKISLFTHEFLNYIGYFCLGGYIGKYEIKLNSRWATIALITSVVITVLGSYFITHLYFYSYLSINVVIASIALFLLIKQHLNKNLKLTQLAAYSFGVYLIHPLFIKSITSLFDHWLLAYIDVAIYIPLVTLTSVSLSYLTMHLTHRTCGVRS, translated from the coding sequence GTGAATAAAACCCATCACTCACGCCTACTATGGGCCGATAACTTGCGCGCTTTAAGTGTCATTGCCGTGGTGTTATTGCATGTCGCTTCCGAGTTTGTCAGTGACATCGATGTTCATAACCCATTCTATGGCAGCGCCAGTTGGTGGGCAGGCAATATTTACATCTCTATCAGCCTGTGGTGTATCCCGCTATTTGTGATGATCAGTGGCTATTTTTTGCTAAATAAAACAGATAGTCACCGTCTCTTCTTCAAAAAACGTTGTCGACGAATTTTAACGCCTTTAATTTTTTGGTCTGTGTTTTACTCACTGTGGGTGATAGTAAAACACGCTCTAAACGACGACTTATCCAGTGCTTATTTTACGGTTGCAAAAGGTTGGGTATTGGGAGAGCCTTACTATCATCTTTGGTATTTGTTCATGATACCTTTCTTATATCTCATCACCCCTGTATTAAGAATCATCAGCAACTCAATCACGCAAAAGGAGCTATTGCTCCTCATCAGCCTTTGCTTTGCATTAGCAATGCTATCTGCTGTGTCCGACATTGTGCTGCTGTATTTTAACTTGAATGCAAAAATCAGCTTATTTACCCATGAGTTTTTAAACTATATCGGTTATTTCTGTCTAGGAGGCTATATTGGGAAATATGAGATAAAGCTGAATTCGAGATGGGCAACCATCGCCCTGATTACTAGTGTGGTAATCACAGTCTTAGGTAGCTATTTCATTACCCATTTGTATTTTTATTCTTACTTGAGCATCAACGTTGTTATTGCTTCAATTGCGCTATTTCTCTTAATCAAACAGCACCTCAATAAAAATTTAAAACTAACACAATTGGCAGCGTATAGTTTTGGGGTCTACCTAATACACCCTTTATTTATCAAATCTATAACGTCACTTTTTGATCATTGGCTATTAGCATACATAGACGTGGCAATTTATATCCCGCTCGTCACACTAACAAGCGTCAGCCTCTCTTACTTAACCATGCACCTCACCCACCGCACTTGCGGGGTCAGGTCTTGA
- a CDS encoding glycine betaine ABC transporter substrate-binding protein, which translates to MCKQIKMGVTDLSFHRITASIVSHVLSDMGFQVQRIYSPHQQNFAKLKSAEVGMITSAWLPSSHGIYKADVEQVEPLVELGLHYEPYAHWGVPDYVPEQSVKEVADLLKPEVLARMNKDIQGINAGAGITRFSIQMMEEYGLSAAGYRFHTGTEQDCFSAFEQAVAEKQWLIVPLWKPQFLHHKYAIREVIEPKGLLGIVDRAVLLLREDQAKVFSQEQLDILDRLRFSNEIIAELDYKVSREGREIDQVTREWLDAQS; encoded by the coding sequence ATGTGTAAACAAATCAAAATGGGGGTGACAGACCTCTCTTTTCATCGCATCACCGCTTCTATTGTTAGCCATGTGTTGAGTGATATGGGTTTTCAGGTGCAGCGTATTTATTCACCGCATCAACAGAATTTTGCTAAGTTAAAATCGGCTGAAGTAGGAATGATTACATCGGCTTGGTTGCCATCAAGTCATGGCATTTATAAAGCTGATGTAGAGCAAGTCGAGCCTCTAGTTGAGCTAGGGTTGCATTACGAACCTTACGCACATTGGGGTGTGCCTGATTATGTCCCTGAACAATCAGTCAAAGAGGTAGCAGATTTACTCAAGCCTGAAGTTTTAGCGCGTATGAATAAAGATATTCAAGGCATTAATGCAGGGGCAGGGATCACTCGTTTTTCCATTCAAATGATGGAAGAGTATGGATTGAGCGCTGCGGGCTATCGTTTTCATACTGGCACAGAGCAAGATTGCTTTAGCGCGTTTGAACAAGCTGTGGCTGAGAAACAGTGGCTAATTGTGCCATTATGGAAGCCGCAATTTTTACATCACAAATATGCGATTAGAGAAGTGATTGAGCCTAAAGGCTTGTTAGGAATTGTTGACCGAGCTGTATTGCTGCTGCGTGAAGATCAAGCGAAAGTCTTCTCTCAAGAGCAACTAGATATCTTAGATCGCTTAAGATTCTCAAATGAAATCATTGCTGAGCTCGATTATAAAGTCTCTCGTGAAGGACGCGAAATTGATCAAGTGACGCGAGAGTGGTTAGACGCGCAGTCTTAA